TGTTATCTATGTTGATATGCTTGATTGTCACCTTCACTAGGATCATAGAAAGTGTTACCCCTCTCTCAATGAGTAGCAACATTTTTTATGGCATTTTCACTATTAACTGTATGCTTATTACAATCACCATGAAtcataaattataaaaaaaataaaaatataaaatttattctGTGCCACAGAAATTATTATATAATGTTTATTAAATTTGCAGGAGCTATGAGTTAATGGAGCTTATACTGAAGGTTTACATATATGAAGATGGTAAGAGACCAATTTTCCATACTCCTTATCTTAGAGGAATTTATTCTTCAGAGGGTTGGTTTATGAAGTTCATGGAGTCAAGCAAACAGTTTGTTACCAAGGACCCTGAAAGGGCCCACTTATTCTATCTGCCATATAGTGCACGTCAGCTCCAACGTACTCTCTATGTTCCCGACTCTCATAATATAAAGCCGTTATCTTTTTTCTTACGGGATTATGTTAACAAGCTTGCTTCAAAGTATCCTTTCTGGAACCGAACTCACGGTTCAGATCACTTTCTAGTTGCTTGCCATGATTGGGTATGAATGATACTCAACTGTCTTCATTATTAATTGTTTTGCTTTGTGCTGTTAATGCGTTTATGTGCTATCTTGAGTCTAAATCTCCATACTTCATTAATATATAGTTATACTGGAAGGTCAACTTTTTCATTATCCCTTGTTGACAATTTGACTAGAGGTAGGAAATTTGGATGGTCAGGTGGGTTGGGTAATGGGTACAAATGGGTTCAGTTTGATACCTATTTGGATTAAACATAACCCGAATCGAACCATTCGCAAGCAGTGTTTCAGAACACGGAATTACTCGGCAAGtactcggtcaaacttggtcaaagtcagtcaaatttggtcaaactcggtcaaacttGTCACAGTCAGCCAAATTtggtcaaagtcagtcaaatttggccaaatcggtcaaagtcaaactaagtCAACATCTAAGAACTCCCCGAGTATCCGAGTACTCCCCAAAAAGTCCCGATTGAGTACTGTTGGTAGCGATTTTTGCCACCTTTTTCGTAAGTAAAAGAGTCAAGTTCGCCATTTAGTTTTGACATCTGAATAATTACATTTCCAGGGTCCGTACACATTGAAGGAACACAAGGAACTAACCAACAACACCATAAAAGCCCTCTGCAATGCTGACACATCAGAAGGCGTATTTATCGCCGGAAAAGACGTTTCACTACCGGAAACAACTATCGGAAACCCTAAACGACCGCTCCGAAACATGGGCGGTCGAAAGATCTCACAACGACCAATCCTTGCGTTCTTTGCAGGAGAAATGCACGGTAGGGTCCGTCCACTGCTCCTTAAACACTGGGCTAATAAAGACGAAAAAATGATAATTTCGGGACCCATGTCCTacaaaacatcccaaaccatgtcGTATTCTCTTCACATGAAATCAAGCAAATACTGTATTTGTCCCATGGGTTATGAAGTAAACAGCCCGAGAATCGTTGAAGCAATATATTATGAATGTGTACCGGTGATTATTGCCGATAATTTTGTTCCCCCGTTAAATGAAGTGTTGAATTGGAGTGCTTTTTCAGTGATTGTGGCCGAGAATGATATTCCAAAATTAAAAGAGATATTATTAGCGATTCCAATGAAGAGGTATCGTACGATGCAATATAATGTGAAAATGTTGCAAAGACATTTTTACTGGAATCGGATACCCGTAAAATATGATATGTTCCACATGATCCTACATTCTATCTGGCTTAGCAGGCTTAATCAGGTTCGTAGTCCGGATTTTTGAGTTATATAAAAAACAAATACCGGGACGCGCTGCTGCTTTTTTTTTGTGTGATGTaggtatatataatgtatatatataaatatatgtatgtattttgGTGAATATGATAAAGTTGCAAAGAAAATTGGAAACAGAGAGGTGTGCTTCATATAAGAGAGATTTACAGTTTCAGTTTACCTGGTTGTCTTTTGCCTGTTTGTATACCAAATGTATGTATTGTATAGGTGATATTTGTTGGAATTGGATTAAACGTAACCTGAATCGAACTATTCGTAAGCAGTATTGCAGACATCGGAATTATTGGGCTGAGTACTCATTTTTTGCAGCTTGGGGAGCACTCTCAAGTACTCGGTCAAACATTGTCAGACTCAGGCAGATTTGGTCAAACTCGGTCAACAATTGGGATTACGCAGAAAATCGGTTAAAACTCGGAAAACCGAAGTGATGAATACATTGTTGGATTTCCGGTTTTGAAGCTGCAAAGAGTATGTGGAAGCCCCATTACAACTTTTTCTGATCATTGTTTCTCCGGTGGTCTTTCATTTTCGTCTGATAGTTCTTATTCGTGATCAAGTTTATCAAGCACACACAACTTGATAGATGGATTAAGCCCTAATTCTCCTAGCACTAAACTTGAAGAATCAAAAAAGAATCGGAGAACGTTCACTCGATTTGGAAAACCCCACAATGATGATTTCAATAAAAAATGTGTGTGAGTTCGTTCAAACAGATGTTATAAATTCTCATTTTTCTTTACAAAATGTATTTTTTACGAAATGTTAGAAATAGATTACCCTATAAAATTGTATATAGACGTAAAATGTGAAAATATTGATTACCTAGTAGTGTATATACTCTGAACTTGTGACAATTCAAATACATACATACAGCTCACACACCAACCCAAAAGGCAAATGGGTActgaaatttattttattttaaataccCATAAAGCACCCTTTTTATCATCATGGTCATATTAAAGAATGGTGTCCTCGTTTGATTGATATAGTTTGCCGTATCTGGTGGTCATATTACCCATCTTCTATTAGGGGAAAACTTTACAACCCCATTGGTCCACGTGGCAGCCCTTCATGGCCAAAATTAGGGGAACCAAAATTTTGAATaccggattttgacttgagtcaaaatttttgtttagagcatcatggccaacggaagatcaacacccacctcagcccaaatcgaggaaatgatcaatgaacgagtcgccgcagttttagcggaaatgaacccccaagctccaccgccaccggttatccagcccattcgtaatgggtgcacatacaaagagtttcaaagctgcaagccccacaactttagtggaactgagggaccggttggtctcactaggtggtttgagaaattagaatatgtgtttcgagttagtaactgctcagaggcgaacaaaaccaagtatgcctcatgcacgctgtctgacggtgcactaacttggtggaacacattggctcaaacaaagggtattgatgaggcgtttgctaccccatgggaggaattcaaaggggccctgattgaggaatattgccctaggaccgaaatccagaaaatggagattgagtttatgcaattgaaggttgtgggaaacgatctcgatggttacaaccgtatgtatctagaattagccctgattTGTCCTACCATAATTACCCCGGAGTTTAAACGTATGgtaaggtatttgtggggacttcctaagtccattcagggaaacgtcacctcgtctaagccaccaaacgtcccgaaagcaatgcgcatggcgcacactttaatgaaccaaatcatcatcgatgaaccggaaaaggcaaaatccgaagcgggtagtagtgaaaagcgcaagtgggacaacaacaacaaagggagagcctatgatcaaaaaccggcgaagcgacatgagggttttaaggaaaacaacaacggtggaaatcccaatccgaataccaactcgaaccccaactacaagggcagtctgccacagtgcaagaggtgctacaagcaccataccgggtactgtaatgttgtttgtgaaaaatgcaaaaagaccgggcatattggcagggactgcaagatcaccaccatgactgggaagccgaaccccactggaccgagaaagtgttatgaatgcggacaaacgggccacttcagaaatgagtgtcccaacaagcaaaaggacggcggaccaccgcgtggcagagctttcaatgtaagcgcaagggacgcccgtgagaaccccgacttggtcacatgtatattcactatcaacaatctattagcttctgtcctatttgatactggtgccgatagaagttatgtatgtagacacttttgcgataagataaattggtcgttagttcctttaaaggagagtatgcttgtagaggtagccaatggaaaacttgagaaagttgaccaaattagccgaggagctattatcaatatagctggtgtggatttcgagattgacttgatacccattaagttaggaagctttgacgttattgtcggtatggactggttgaccaagataagggctgacattatctgtggagataaaggtcttcgtataccgcaaggaaatggtgagccactgattatttactgagagagatgtagctcgaaactgaatctcattagttgcatgaaggcgcaaaagatcatgaagaaaggacgtcttgctgttctagcacatgtgaaaacattagaaaccgaagtgaagagcgtaggcgatgtacgaattgtgaacgaattttccgatgtctttccagaggaattgcctggattgccaacaccaagagcagtagagtttcagatcgacttagtgccaggagctgcacctgtagtgtgacgacccggaaatttccgaccaaatttaaacttaatctttaaatgatttcgacacgataagcaaagtctgtaatattgaagtctaagaaattttgaactatgttcatgtattcatttaccttttgacaaatcccgatgattcacgaaccagtgtttgtaagtatgtatatatataaatatgtgtagatatataaataactattacttgtgtatatatatatattgttatattaaatttaattgtttaaaatatataattaataaatgtatttacttagtaaaaatttattatttaaaactgatcttatatatataaagagcatattgaataaatatgattttggacctattctgtaaacgtctgtaacactcggttgacatttcattagtgttcatatagatataacatatatatacgaatgattaagataaaagttggactgcaaattgattacgaagattttagatttgttaaaaatatttttacctttttaagtttaaatattagtactccgtacatataaattggaacagaaaataaataattaccgaacccttttgatcaggttccaaacagttaatgactgaaataattaaatttatttaaactaaaaatttagaatttttaggaacacttttatacgttagctgtttagcaatggacacgatatagccaaccGGGAAAAACTGTCGGTACATATAAACAAATTCACCCGGCTGCTATACTGTGTGAAAAGTGTTACATGTTACTGTTTTTGGATGTTTCATCTCACTCTTTCTATTATATATGCACATACATTAATATGCATATATACACAAGTATATCCATATATTTTTAACCATCACACACCAGAAACCCATTCAAGATAGCCACCATCCCATtgattttttctttctttcttgctGTTGCGATGGTCGAAATCATCACCAAGCCAACACCAAAACTGCTACTCGAATGATTTTGTAAAGTACTACTGCTACAGCCTTTTTGATGTTGCTGTACCTGCAACCAATCGAACACCACAAACCCATGTAGACCACCATCATCAAGTCACCATAAACAGCTCGATACCCGTTTCTTTCTTTTCTTGTATCATTCAAAACCCACAACCCTATTATTAGAATCACCACCCTACCATGACCATCTCCACCCCTACACTCTTATAACCGAGAAACCATCTAAACCATCACCACTTACAACCATCACCTCTCTCTCTATACGTTTCTCTATCTTTCTACAATTCACGACAACCACAACACTATTAAACACCATCATGATTATACCGTCATCATATTAAACATCGAGGCTGCCATTGCTACTGCTCGTACATGCTGCTGTAACAGTAGTTTCCACTGCTGCAGCCTTTTCTGTTGATCGAGTACCTCATGCTGCTGCTGTGcgtatattttttctgtttttttttcctTCGTGTGTATAGCAGATGATACACACCAGCTTCACGTCAATAACCTGCACACTCTCTTCCGCCTCTTTTACAATATCGATAGGTTTAAGAATTTTATTAATTGGTGGGAGGTATTGAGAATTATAATACACTACTTTAATTAACCTCCATAATAAAAAATAGTCCTAGTGGAGCTAATTGCAAGTAATGGCCGACAAGTATTGGATTTCAATGGAgtggacgttttttttttttttttataaagtggAGCTAGTTTCTCTTTTTCCTTTTCACGGCTACAGCTCTATGTGTTTCTGTTGAATTCAATAAGTGGGAcgtgtgatttttttttttcttcctgggCGAAATCCTTAAGTGGGTAGACAATTGAATTTTGAATTGGGCCACGGTTTATGTATCTGAATTAGGCCACGAAAATTTTGAATACATCATCATTAGATTTATGATGATTGCGAATGATAAATATATTGATAAAATATAGGGAAATTgatgaaaatacacttttttaaggcttcaaacaaaatacactttttttaaaaaaaaaattgccttTTTACACCATTCGAAAGACGagatttctgtctaccacctttatctgtcgtctactaccatttttacaaagtagtagacagtaacaacaaggtagtagacagtgagaacaaagcagtagacagccatTTACAAGGTAgatgaccgtctactgccttgttggtactgtctactaccttgttgtaggtgtcgactgatatgtattattggtgtcgacacctacaacaaggtagtagacaataacaacaaggcagtagacggccAGCTGCCTTGTAAttggctgtctactgctttgttctcactgtctactaccttgttgttactgtctactactttgtaaaaattgtagtagacgacagataaaggtggtagacagaaattccgtctaccgaatggtgtaaaaagacaattttttttaaaaaagtgtattttgtttgaagccttaaaaaaagtgtattttgaacaatttcccTAAAATATATTACGATGATGATGAGGTAGTTATGTTAATTGATGATTTAAAGATAATGAAACATGATTATGATCACGAAAAATAATGATGATGCATGATCATGGTGATCGTGGTGTTAATGATGTACAGAAGATGATGATTAGGAAACTGATATATAAGGGTTAAATAGTTTTAGGCTGTAAGTAAAACAGAAATAAACAAACAGAGGAATGGTTGGGAGAGTGTTAGAGGAaccagaggtcgcgggttcaatcctcgACCATGGCATTTTTTTTTAGACGAAGAAGAAAGAAAGCAGAAAAGATAAATGAAATAAATATGTGGGATATTTAAGAAAAATGAGAGACAGAGTGTTGGTTAGGGACATGTTTGTTTAAgagagaggtcgcaggttcgagctcGGGCAAGGGCTGatatttctttttggagctttttcttgtgaggtagtattattattattattattattattattattattattattattattattattattattattattattattattattattattattattattattatattattattattattattattattagtattattattattattaagtattaatactattaagtattaatatcattaaatataaagtattagttattattatgattaatagcactattattatcattactattattattaatatcatccttaCTAGCAttgttagtaaaaatattattattattattattataaatagtatagttattattattactattaattatcattatcatttttattaaaagtatcattaatattgaggattatcatttttattaaagttatcattattactaaaattatcattaagattattattattattattattattattattattattattattattattattattattaatattattatcattatcattatcattattattattatttttatattaacaatattattatagcaaataaatatttactatataagagtatattatttacaactaccataatacatctaattatatatattaagattattcatataaatatttacatataacaaatttttgatttttaagataatattaattatatgtatgtataaaactatataaatattaactatattaaatatatacaaattaaatatataagatatataatttaagatataatatataaagttgtacgattaccattatatgtgttaacatatatataaatgatataggttcgtaaatccgaggccaaccctgcattgttcagttcaggcgtatgcatatttttactacaaaatatcgtattgtgagttcatttgattcccttttactctttacatttttgggactgagaatacatgcgctgtttttacaactgctttattaaatgcttttggaatatattttgaactgcgaatatatgaaatgcttttataaatatttgacgagatagacacaagcaaaacattcctcgaatgaattattatgcagacagaagttctgtggattattattgaattagttggacgttataattgccactaattgttgtgaatatttccctgattattattgcttggtaacctaagaattagaatcgggtatggccctaattcatgcgaatcctaaaggtagctactgggtttaacacccccacccaaaatgttcactagacggaagagctagtgggcgtggtgtttagtacttcgaagtttatatgattattatacagacgagatgttctgttttgggaatattattatgcgcattatatgttaaggtcggttaccaagccaagctatgaaagaaatgaaaagtgaattttatgtatcgagagaatgattttatacacaagttatgtgtatgttatttttgtgcacaagatatgtgtacggttactatgatttatgaaagatgatttcgtacacgagaaaggtgtactgtatttaaaagatatcgcatgtacattacaggtgggtataggattcgggcccatttgtaccatgcagcatttaaatcttgtggtctatcaaaaaggatgaattttattgttttatgataaacttatgaactcaccaaccttttggttgacacttgaaagcatgtttattctcaggtatgaaagaaaccttccgctgtgcatttgctcattttaaagacattatttggagtcgatcatcgcaatggaaccagatgttggtgacttcatccagatagattaggacggggtttgacatgtggtatcagagctggtttaagctgtgtcgtcggcttaatcgtagagggggttctcacagtgttacctgtgacgaagcattggctcttacccctcgcggtccgaatatggttggttttgccgagaggcagggccgtaaaatcagtgtctgaggtacgctcagtggtcaccaggcggttagctgggaaggcactgagtgggatgcatccccacatatgacatgtggtatcagagcggtggtcttagcgaaccaggtcttgcattagtgtgtctaactgatagttgtttagatgcattagtgagtctggacttcgaccgtgtctgcatgtcaaaaattttgcttatcatttagtgtcgaaaaattatttgcttattatccttaaagtctagacacgttttactgcctctattgcatagacagtgtatagataaattcatattttagcgtatctgttattgttaccttttcctgacatcttctgtagattcctccgtaacttatgggattttagtattatatatgcatatgtaaattatgtattgtagggtactaatctacatcctataatctatttcctatcgaaaatccttcatttgatcgtacgagatgaatccctcaaccagttcgaattcctcagattccgacagctattccgacatggatattcacctaagctccggaagcagcgtcaccagaatgaatcaaccaatcatccatccccaattcatttgatgggttcgtagtcgacttaatcaatggagacgcgaagaaggcgatcctttccaccaaccgaattcacctcttggcgatgaacctgaagcacttaccggcgaacctgtccgttataccattttctctctcatttccagagtgtctcgtcacgattatatattatctcaaattctaaaccttattcatccgctcgttccgaccgacaatcatcccggaataatgaaagaagtcaacgaacttcgcgctcgagtaatcaatttagaaaatatggtgcaaaacgtaccagtttcagcaacatcaccggcaccaacagtaccaccaacatcaataccagtaccaccaacaacccaagtttcagcatcacacgcctcaacatctcattatgtacctcgaatataatcatcgttctacgtatcgttctacatcaattatcttcgttcgacatggcgattatgtaatctctaatgttttagagattatatattcttgttctaacggtaaatcaaatgaggttaatattatattaactcattaaatctatgattacatctgaagaaaatatatatgtaagtatattttcataaagattgtaattaaaaattcttttgtacaaactgttaatggtgaaaatattttaacgggtaggtaatacccgaggaatatttagattttacatttaagttacattgtacattcttcgaatctgatttaacagtcatttactatcctacttacatccacaagatatacaaatccgttcactacaatataaccattttcattcaatttcatatttgaattttgacctatcagaatccaacaagtggcataataaagaaaacattggacaaaataaaatttgttagaaacaaacaaattaactatgagaaattttttgttaagaatccacgctaacaaaatcctagctaactgttcctagctaactgttaattccttattacattctatttatcgcaatttatttatcgcattttatttatcgcaattttaattctcgcaattttatttatcgtcatttgatttctgttatttattttacgcactttaaatatcgggacacgtatacaaggttttgacatatcatatcgacgcatctatatatattatttggaataactatagacactctatatgcagtaatgctgaagttagctatacatggttgaggttgattctacaataatatatatagtttgag
This genomic window from Rutidosis leptorrhynchoides isolate AG116_Rl617_1_P2 chromosome 2, CSIRO_AGI_Rlap_v1, whole genome shotgun sequence contains:
- the LOC139891725 gene encoding probable glycosyltransferase At5g25310 isoform X2; its protein translation is MNKILRVILFLMFRINRKKLLPIGAVITITYALFQMKTLPYQLTTPNSSVPDAYHFDVNLKSQITPLIRDIQSETTKLGPVTLLNSSSQLVHSSAAVQEKVKVNVKATQRRNQMDIIKPNDSTIPSPTSFNQRRRKRSMRDLKTLSPYEALVYAKEEIDTVLFDKDDHDDPNLYAPLFRNVSVFKRSYELMELILKVYIYEDGKRPIFHTPYLRGIYSSEGWFMKFMESSKQFVTKDPERAHLFYLPYSARQLQRTLYVPDSHNIKPLSFFLRDYVNKLASKYPFWNRTHGSDHFLVACHDWGPYTLKEHKELTNNTIKALCNADTSEGVFIAGKDVSLPETTIGNPKRPLRNMGGRKISQRPILAFFAGEMHGRVRPLLLKHWANKDEKMIISGPMSYKTSQTMSYSLHMKSSKYCICPMGYEVNSPRIVEAIYYECVPVIIADNFVPPLNEVLNWSAFSVIVAENDIPKLKEILLAIPMKRYRTMQYNVKMLQRHFYWNRIPVKYDMFHMILHSIWLSRLNQVIFVGIGLNVT
- the LOC139891725 gene encoding probable glycosyltransferase At5g25310 isoform X1, translated to MNKILRVILFLMFRINRKKLLPIGAVITITYALFQMKTLPYQLTTPNSSVPDAYHFDVNLKSQITPLIRDIQSETTKLGPVTLLNSSSQLVHSSAAVQEKVKVNVKATQRRNQMDIIKPNDSTIPSPTSFNQRRRKRSMRDLKTLSPYEALVYAKEEIDTVLFDKDDHDDPNLYAPLFRNVSVFKRSYELMELILKVYIYEDGKRPIFHTPYLRGIYSSEGWFMKFMESSKQFVTKDPERAHLFYLPYSARQLQRTLYVPDSHNIKPLSFFLRDYVNKLASKYPFWNRTHGSDHFLVACHDWGPYTLKEHKELTNNTIKALCNADTSEGVFIAGKDVSLPETTIGNPKRPLRNMGGRKISQRPILAFFAGEMHGRVRPLLLKHWANKDEKMIISGPMSYKTSQTMSYSLHMKSSKYCICPMGYEVNSPRIVEAIYYECVPVIIADNFVPPLNEVLNWSAFSVIVAENDIPKLKEILLAIPMKRYRTMQYNVKMLQRHFYWNRIPVKYDMFHMILHSIWLSRLNQLGEHSQVLGQTLSDSGRFGQTRSTIGITQKIG